One stretch of Astatotilapia calliptera chromosome 3, fAstCal1.2, whole genome shotgun sequence DNA includes these proteins:
- the LOC113019103 gene encoding ras-related protein Rab-38, giving the protein MQRERLLKVLVIGDLGVGKTSIIKRYVHQVFSQHYRATIGVDFALKVLNWDHKTVVRLQLWDIAGQERYGNMTRVYYREAVGALVVFDMTRLSTFQAILKWKGDLDSKVALSNGRPVPAVLLANKCDQRHHGLCPKLPKLENFSKEYGFVDWYETSAKDNTNIDAAITCLVKSIMSVEEERALAEATSGACKGDPDGSVLVLPRFDYNTKEKGLGGCSGCLSIKPKQDQD; this is encoded by the exons ATGCAGCGCGAACGCCTGCTCAAAGTTTTGGTGATCGGCGACCTGGGAGTTGGCAAAACGTCCATCATAAAGCGCTACGTCCACCAGGTGTTCTCCCAGCATTACCGGGCCACCATCGGAGTGGACTTCGCACTCAAAGTGCTCAACTGGGACCACAAAACAGTGGTGAGGCTGCAGCTGTGGGACATCGCCG ggcAGGAacgatatggcaacatgacccGTGTGTACTACAGAGAGGCCGTGGGTGCGCTCGTCGTCTTCGACATGACCCGGCTGTCCACGTTTCAGGCCATCCTTAAATGGAAAGGAGACCTGGACTCAAAG GTTGCCCTCAGCAATGGGAGGCCAGTTCCAGCTGTTCTGTTGGCCAACAAATGTGACCAGCGGCATCATGGTTTGTGCCCCAAGCTGCCCAAACTGGAGAACTTCTCCAAAGAGTACGGATTTGTCGACTGGTATGAAACCTCTGCCAAG GACAACACCAACATCGACGCTGCCATCACATGCTTGGTGAAAAGCATCATGTCTGTGGAAGAGGAGAGAGCGCTGGCTGAAGCCACCAGTGGCGCCTGTAAGGGCGATCCAGATGGCAGCGTTCTTGTTCTGCCTCGCTTTGACTACAACACAAAGGAGAAGGGACTCGGTGGATGTTCGGGGTGCCTGTCAATTAAACCGAAACAAGACCAGGACTGA